Below is a window of Cydia amplana chromosome 3, ilCydAmpl1.1, whole genome shotgun sequence DNA.
GGGCAGAAGATAGCATTAAAATTCCTAGAGTTTGAGCTTGAAGGGACCTATCCTGAATGTTCTTATGATAACGTTACTGTATcctcatataatatatataattatgatgATAATATATATTGCGGTACCGAGATACCAACACTAAATCGATACAAAGACAAAgtgtttattagttttaaaactgACAGATACATTCAAAGCAAAGGGTTTAAATTatctttttcattttattcttgTGGTGGCAGAGTAACTGCACCCACCATCATATCTTCCGGTGAGGGTGTAAACTATGACAGAGACATGAACTGTACCTGGTTTATTGAGGCTCCTTCTAACAAAATCGTCGTAGTAAAATTTGCCGGCATGAAAATTGAAGGTCGTTCGTGTTCTTATGATTACGTAGAATTATTTGATGGACATTTAATCGATTATAACAAACGTATAGTTAAGACTTGCGGATTCCTGCAAAAAGAAAACCCCGTTTTTAGAAGCGTCGGTAACAAAATGCTATTACACTTTGTGACCGATGGGAGTGTCAGCTACGAGGGATTCAAAGCTGGAATTTTCTTCAGCTATACTGAATCGGTTGGTTGCGGTGGATATATTAACTTGACAGAGACTTTGTCTCAAACCATCACATCTCCACTAATGAATAGTAGTGTCTACGAAAGTTTCTTAGATTGTTACTGGACTGTACGAGCACCGGACGATCGAGTAATCAAAGCAGAATTCATCAGTTTTCATGTAGCACCTTGCCAGAATGTCAACCAAACAGCCATGGGATACAGCAAATGTGACTGTGATTTTGTTGAAATTAGGGACGGGTTAAATCCAGACAGTTCCGAAATCGGTACTTATTGTGGTCATACAACACCATCTCAAGTTATTTCTTCCGGAAACCTAATGAGTATTAGGCTCTCAACGGACGGTGAAATTAACAGTTCAGGGTTCAAAGTTCGATTAACTGTAGTTCCTAACGTTTGCGGTGTCTCTGTTTTTTCAGTGACTACGCAAAAGTTGGTTATACGCTCTCCGGGATACCAAACAGGCTCCATTCGCCGAGGGTTGAATTGTGTTTATGAACTTATTCCGTCTGCTACGTATTATTACACTGCAATTCATATAAAAATTAATCAAGTAGATCTGCAACCTAGCGACAGAAACCAGTGTAAAACAGATAAACTTACTATATCTGGCCGGAATATACCACGAAACCTAAGTCTTGGCTCAGATTACGTATACGAACACAGAGATGCAGAGTTCTTTGATACGCCTTATTACTTTGAGGAAGCATTAAGTTTACCAAAAGAACTACAACTGTGCGGTGTTCAAAGTTCTGGGGATTATTATTTATATGGCACTATAATTTTAAATCTGTATACATCTCCAGATTACGATTCCAAAGAACATAGAGGGTTTGAAATTGAAGTAGCACATGTTGATTTTTGCGGTAGAAACTATACTGAACCACAAGGCCGCATAAGGGCACCACGACGAGATAGCGAAGAAACCGCAAAAGATTGTTACACGCTAATCACCGCTCCAGAGAATTACACAATTTCTGTATATTTTATAACTGTTAATCCCGATCATTGGAACGAAGAAGTATATTTGGAAGTCTTCGATGGCGATAAGAGGAATACGAAAAGTTTAGTCAGAGTTGCCGGGGAGTATTACGACTCGCAATTAGCAGTATTTTCAACTGGTAGGTACCTTCTCCTGCATAGCCACCAGGAAGCCGGTGACCGTGTTGGCTTCGATTTAAACTATGTTATAACCGACAAAGGAAAGGGTTGCGGCGGGAAAATGCAAAACGAGTACGGACTGGTGGGGAGTCCCCTGTATCCAAACACCTACCGTCAGAAGAACACCTGTGAGTGGGAACTGGAAACACTTGTCGGTACTAAACTGAAATTACATTTCTCGATATTCGACTTGGGTGTTGCGTGCAATGAAAACTACGTGAAACTGGTTAAACGGAATGGAGACACGATATCGACATACTGCGATGAGACTCCGGCAGATTACACCAGCGATGACAACTACGTTAAAATTGTATTTGCAACGAATATGAACAACGGTGGCTCGGGCTGGATTGTCCACTTCTTAGGTATTGTATAAATATGCACATAACATGTAACAGAAGTAAAATAACGTTTCTCTACATGTAGCTGCAGAGATAGGTGACCCCCTTGCATAGGTACCATCACTCAATGCAgggggggtcacctctctctgcagctgactgtacatatttgacttataataggtataatGCATACACACCAAGCCAACGAACGCCAACGAATGTTTTTCAGTGTTGGCTTTCGCACGTTCGTTGGTTCTCATTCAGGTGCGTAAGTAAACACCAGGCCAACTAATGGGTTGCGCTGGCCTTCGTTGGTTGTGTCTAGACGGAATAACAAACGCCAACGATTGTTTGATGGCGTGTGCAGACGATccgcagcgaggcggcaacatcATAGGATTTGAAGCAATCGACCGAACGCGGTGTGGATTGGGGACATTGGGGTGCGTAGCGTTACACACCAAGCAAACGAACGCCAACGAACGTTTTTCGAACGGTAGTCCAGACAGGGCCAACGAAGGCCGGCAAACCCATCCGTTGGCGTTCTTTGGCTTGGTGTGTTATGTACGCAccataataggtaggtaggtttcaagtaggtacctataaagccccatccacactcgtgcgcgaatcgcggcgcgaagccgtgaacgcgagtgtggcgtcgatttcgcagagtATTGTATTCTTTGTTTGCGAATCCTCATTGTCAGGTTATGTAGGTAGggtagagtctggctactgaaattaCTCAACTTTTTCGCGGGAAATTCTAAAAATCTTGGACTGGTCACTTTGTGTATtaggaattatagttttatgtaatatttataaatacgaCTGAAGGACTTGTATCCATGGTCATGAAAAAAaaggaattatagttttgatactagaaaatattttttattttctgtgcacacgtaaggtGGGAATCCCTACCTaaggaaataagttaaatatacgttgacgtgcactcaatgtcagctcacataatttctaccactaagtaaagtacagtcaacaatAAACACATGTTTACACTTTCTTACCATAGATATAGTaggtaatggaccctataatggacgtggaaccggtaatgggacataaaaccacaaatcctctaaaataaatatgtaaaagtagtttataaacactggcaatattttaccataaataacagtcatagagctgtttaagttcgactttttattaatttcggttactttttaagaaattagcgccaacccaaaagttgttgtgtcactggaaaaaataaccagtaagaattcttaacaacttcgctaagagaggtgagttcatatattaaattgtaattaattattacttggtgtaaactagaatgtgttttgttaattgcatttaccatgagataaggtatacaacacactatattgtgactctagagatgtataaaaaatagtggtattttgcccaatcccattataggagctgtaaaactgcatacctcttatgatgggacaatttacataatgatattaatgatgcttgccatggcgtaatttcatgtttaaacaatacagaagtataatgtagttacgaactatgtcaggaggtctcctcggacttcggataaattaatatcgtttttacaaaattttattaaacttgccctgttagtttgtatgttaGTTCGTGTGTTTCAAATCTTGGAAaaggcatttgagccactttcggatttccgatcgagttgaaattttggatacgtatgcaaatcggatgacaatgcaatattatgataacatggacctgatctcatgatggagacaggaggtggccataggaactctttgataaacgcaacctacctaattgtgtttgggcttgttagaattgtctcgttgagtattagttggctgtcgaaagaaaaatacattcttacataaaagcttatacgaaaaatgactaataactagtttttttttcaaaaacttattccctattccaatatcatatactgatagggtatgtccattatagggggcccattactggatccacgtccattaccggggttccattactggagctttggtgtccatgactggagaaaaaaaacatacttttaattaattaattatgtggaaactaattgcagcatctttgatacaacatgcctgaaacatgaaagaaggataggatattcatcttttaacaagctaagcggtagaacttttacatgtatcagggaaatatcacaaatacttcaaatttcctcttaaatgtcccatgactggtgccgttactatataccattgtaacaaggcgaaaaatgaaatgtagtgtaaataagacctagctcgataataccgtaatattaatccatcacCAAAACATGTacataagtatcaaaatatttatagagcaccaacctcctCATTTGTTTATTACATTTGTTtacgacttgtaaacattgcagtttttcgttacACAACGCTACAcatcgacttcgcacattgtcgtaattatttacgagcttaaataatagtttgcggacctcactcagtaacacattattaatattatttaaaataaaccgcaaacaatttgaatgattgacaactgacttttagcttttttttaatcatagacaattggtgatacaacaaggaaatatctgtcaacaataTTTGGCTAGCCAGACTTCTAGGAGGTAAAACGACTGTATTCTGCTGGCTACACGCgtaactataaatcgtagcaattaatctgtgcagtccgatttgcgcagttttatctaccgtgtgtatgacaaatcgttgtcgatTATTCGATTATCgtaacgatttgtcatacacacgatcttggaggatataatcaaacggagacgccatgtctgtaattttctgtacaaaacagtctgccgatttttgcgggggaggagaacgtcaaatgtatgcgtaacgtaaaaatagccatgtcagataaacgtcagtccatacattgtgtatgaccgttggccgcctattttcgacagaggggaaagcacACGATAGATAAAACTACGCAAATCGGACCGCACagattaatcgctacgattaaagtggtatccagacgggaccatttttcgccaatctgatgacattttccgatcaaatcaggacgtgcggacgcagacatcaatttgattccccgatcaaatcagcaggtgcggacacaaaaatgccaattttcatagtaattgtcTATGGTATGCAAATTGGGGATTtaatttgtgtacgtgtggacgctaggtgagattggccaattattttcctgatgaaatcgactgatttgatcagtcccgtctggataccactttataGTTAACCTGTGTAGCCGGGGTTCTACATATAAGTAGctcgtcaagcaaatcttgtcagtaaaaaaatcaaattttctataggacgatatcccttcgcgcctacatttttcaaatttgccgcctttttctactgacaagatctccttgaccagctataacccTATTTGTTtagagccccctccacactcagtCTTAGTAAGTAAGACATACAATTTTGCCTATTTACAATTGcttaattttcaaaataaattattttgtctTACATGAAGTTGTTTTTTACTTCGAACCCATTTCCCAATACTAAATTACGACTCAAtcatagctgcgtccttaagcaccattcacactcctacattGTAGTCCGCCTCATTatgtaggattgtgtatgggggtcgCGGACTACGTGCCGTCCTACAAAACCCAAGTAGGATGCCTCTTGGGTCCTAGGGTCCTACAAATCCTGCAAGCCCCGCCCACCGCTGCAGTTCGCCGTGCAGGATTGTTTGTGAGTTGACGTCCTACGTTGCGGACTGCCGTGTTTGACGTATGACAACAGTGCGCgccatttttttgaaatttataaagaaaatcaCTGTTTGTGGAGCCAAAAATCACCCAATCACCCCAACAAACAATGGAGGAATAGGCATTGCAACAATTATTACCATACTTAAGAAATATGACGCTCTCTGGCGAATTTTTAGCAGTTTCTTTTCCaacacttttttatttttatccaataacaagaaaatacatacgaggggcgttcaaaatattctcagtattgatatcttacgacctcttctaaaatttctttcgttactggccgctaaggtttattcattgacattaaaaaaaagtataattcgaaccgtgatggtcttttgtttttctgcaattgctgaacaaacatgaacatcatgtgcgaattgacaatgttaactaaattagaacatcgatgcgtgataaaattcttaaaATCACGTCAACGATCTAATAAGTCATGCCTCGGAGTACACTCCCGAGCTTCCGCCCAGAAAACGTGTGCGTCGCCCGAGGCATGTCTTGTTGGATCCAGACGATCAAACAACGTTGGACCAAATAAGAGAGGCAGAAATTGACAAAGGCGGGTTTGTGACGAATAGTGGGAATAATTCTCCTACTATTCGTTACAAACCTAACCTGCGCAGACCTGTGGGGTACTACTCTACCCGCCCCCATTGGGAAAAGACCAGGAACTCATAACTCAAAACTTCTGTACAACTCAAAACATTCTGTACCTAGCGTTATTGTTTTTGCTACAAATTAacttctcttctcttctctaTTCTTGCTTTTCTCTTTTCTTACTCCTGTGAATTTCCTTTCCCTTTCGTCCTTGGTGGTGACGTGGCCCTTACGGCCACGTTACCAATCTTCTCCCAACAAGAGCAGTCGCTGGTCACAAGGTCGACCAAACTgcatactaattaaaaaaaaaaaaaaaaaaaaaaaaaaaagtgcgaattgacaatgttaactaaattagaacatcgatgcgtgataaaattcttgacaaaacagggtaaaaatcaaaaaaccataaaagaggaaatggattgtgtttaccgtgagtctgctccttctttatctaccattcaaaagtggtcaagcgagtttaaacgcggaagggagagtattgaagatgaccctagacctggccggcctgtagtagctacttcacaagaaaatattgataaagtggaaaaacttatattggaagatggtcgagtgaaggtaaaatctatagcacaagtaaccaatctctctattggtaccgtacatgatattatacatgaccatcttaatatgtcaaaagtaagtgcaagatgggttccgcgaatgctgactcggcttcaaaaagacatgcgtgtagcttgttgttccgattttattgacctgtgcggtgaaaatcctgatgaggtgctgcaaagaatagttactggagatgaaacctgggttcatcattatgacccagagagtaaacaagagtccatgcagtggcacattaagggttcagctcatcccaagaagttcaaggtcatcccttcagctggcaaggtcatggccacgatattttgggattgtgaaggagtattactaatcgatcataaagaaaaaggtgtaaatatcacaggacagtactacgctaacattctacgtcaattaaaggatgtaattaaagaaaagaggcgaggaaagttaaccaaaggtattctgcttctgcatgacaacgcccccgtccatactgctcatattgccaaggcagctattgttgaatgtgggtttaaaactgttactcacccaccgtatagtccggacttagccctcagcgacttctttttgctccccaatcttaaaaaggatctgcgtggaaataaattttctgacgatgcattgaaggcggcagtggaggagcatttttacacgaaagataaaaaatatttttacgagggattaaaaaaaataattgatcgatcttttaagtgtatgaacatagggggggagtatattgaaaaataaaaatatcaaacttttcgtacttgtttgttttcattctcataccgagaatattttgaacacccctcgtatatataataaaaaaggcgcgaaattcaaattttctatgggacgatatcccttcgcgcctacatttttcaaatttggcgcctttttctactgtcaagatctggttgaccaagtatagcagaagagatattttctttttttttaattgcacgTAGCATTTTCAAGAGTAGGTAGAGACACTAGTGAGAAACGAAGCAGTACTGCAATGCCGGACTGCaatgtaggagtgtgaatggggggctttaagtggtatccagacgggactgatcaaatcagtcgatttcaTCAGGAAAGTAATTGGCCAATCTcacctagcgtccacacgtacacaaattaAATCCCCAATTTGCATACCATAgacaattactatgaaaattggcatttttgtgtccgcacctgctgatttgatcggggaatcaaattgatgtctgcgtccgcacgtcctgtacggctatgatggccggctctttatcatttgtcaccatggctgtcacgttctaacaaatatgtaagtgcgaaagtgacgcatagcatgacaggtgataaaaatacgaccatgatagctggtctgatttgatcggaaaatgtcatcagattggcgaaaaattgtcccgtctggataccactttacaGACTGCCGCACACGTGCGCCAGTGTTGCCAAGTGTCCCATATTTCCATGTTATTCAACAAATTTTTGCAATGGAATTCTTTAAGAATTACATTCAATTAATGTGGCTCCGCTTTTTTAGAGGTAAGTACcttttttagtgtttttttagtgAACGACCTGAGGTAATATAATGCACCTTTTTCCATGAAAATCTGCGTCTTTCATGAATCTAGTCTAGTATTAAATtagattgggcatgagtggtggggataactgacagaacgggatagacttattaaattatacaacgggacttaatcgcgtatctaagtacgaatatcgacagtcgataaatcgaatatcgttagtgttgtgtgtcgacagagtgacatccctagtgcgcaaaacgttcaagcggataaacaagaccaagtgcggatagttcgaaaaactcgcgcggttagacgatgctgatgtcaacttaagccagtcttctccgagaccacggggacaacgccgtcctcgaaacgtcggaggtaaatcttaaaacttagatacgcgattaagtcccgttgtataatttaataatgtgtaaaaatcgtgaaagtttaaatcagtgggatagacttatgtatctttcagtaggagtagcagcgaaagcgctattattgtttgtccttgtcacagtctcacattttttttattccccaccgtaaattagtatggatgattggtcgaatttatttgttacccaccataacaaataaattcgaccaatcatagcgtcgcattgcgtatgttttgtccctcacggaggcacgcgtagcgcgtagaccacttctataggatgctaccttctatggcgtCTTTAAAGCACTGCTTCCgcatttttgttatttcatcAACTGGCTACATTGGTGTCCACTGGTGGACTATACTTGTTCATCGAATAGATCTCCAACCGTACCAAAATCGCGGTCCGGTACGACCGTCTGTTAGTGTTTTACTGACTTGTCAAGTTGTCAGCTTGTCACTGGTCACTGTCAGATCAGAAATGTCAGTTAACCGCAATATGCATGTTTCGCTCTAGGTATGGAGTGAAATGattcaatttaaattattattattaaattgtaactAACTCAGACCGTTTCTTCATTCGTTTTGAATTCATATATTATGTTAGTAAGCTGACTGACTAAAAAGGAATTAGCCCAAACGGTCAACATTCCTTACCTTACAATGGACATATTATCGCTATTATGGCTTTTTATCTTATATGGTGTTTCAAGCGCTGCAACACTTTTAATTTTGGTAagtactgttttattttataaattaatatataaggtttttttttactgcgtcattttaaaactatttcatATTTGTGTGCTCTGCTGGCAAACTGTCACTGAAATAAATAAGCAACCAATTGCTATCGTATACGTGTCTTTGCGgcctaaatctttatttaaagcatgtttacttttttaaatcaCAATTAATATAATGTTCAATATATATTGTTTACAGCTTTCTATTGGAATTGTTGTTATGACAAATCCATATCCATCAGTAGAAGAATACCCAGAGGAGGAAAGTTACATGGATCCACACACCGGGAAGCGTCTTAAATTTCCAAGTATAAAAGACCCATACAGCGTGAATTTGAGTGTTGTAGTGCCTGCTTACAATGAAGAGGAGAGATGTACGAATACCAGATTTTTAATTTAGACACATTATAGTACAGTTGGTCCCCTAACATAAGTATCCACTCTTTTATACCACTTCCACAAAAGCTTTGGCTAATAATATTAGCAGGCTCACCACTCGCCAGTAGTGTTAGGGCAGATTACCCTATGTTTGTTGACTTGGTTGATATTGTTCAAATCATACAACCCATGCTAACATTAGCTAAcgaaattatttttacagtGCCACCCATGCTTGACGAAGCACTGGAACATTTAGAAAATAGGATAACGGATTATCCCAATTACAAGTATGAGATTATAGTGGTCAGTGATGGCAGCAAAGACAAAACCGTTAAAGTGGCTGAGCGTTATGCGGCCAAGTATGGAAGTGAAAAGATTAGGTGCCTGGAGCTAGTGAGGAATAGAGGCAAGGGTGGGGCTGTGCGGTTGGTAAGTACTGTTGGTATACGAAATACTTATTAGGGCTATGACAAAAGCAATGCAAGTCACCGCGTTCTATGTGTTCCTCTCATTCAAAATGCAATATTACAATTTTTTATCTGCAATGAAATCATTCTCTTTACCTTTTTCTAGAAAAAACCATCTAATCCTTTGTTTAGGAACCATATGCATCACGTAAAAACATGTGTTCTATTCAATGAGTAAGactagcattttttttttatggtagcccatatataaagtgtcattctatggtaCTTGCTGGATTGGGACAGCACAGAATAGAGAGCTATGGAGAgagctggaggaggcctatgccaaGAAGGCAgactaaataagtaataaaaaagcaataacattaaaaatatatttattaaaattacttaacaaaaatgttaaatgaaatgtgaatcaatttaaatgtaatgtaatgaattttatttttttggtcaATAAAGGCtattcttatcttatcttcttATCTATGgtacttgctaactatgtaaacaaaagtcactagtaaattcatcattcagagacaatttcaatatggccgtttgtttacatagttagcaagttccatagattGACACTTTAGTTGGTTACAGGAGATAAAATTGTTTTTAGGGAATACAACGCGCTAGAGGTGCCACAATACTCTTTGCTGATGCAGATGGTGCTACAAAGTTTGAAGACTTAACTAAGTTAGAACTTGCTTTAAATCAACATGTGGAAGCTGATGTGAACACTCAGCCAGGAATAGTCGGCGATTGCCTCGCCATCGTCATTGGATCAAGGGCACATTTAGAAAAAGAATCTCTGGCAACAAGAAGTATTTTCAGGTATGTCTGagtataatagggatgttgacatgaatcgcgaatcatcactacatagtataaaacaaagtcgcttccctgtctgtctgtctatctgtatgcttaaatctttaaaactacgcaacggattttgatgcggtttttttaaatagatagagtgattcaagaggaaggtttatgtatgatttgttaacccgtgcgaagccggggtgggtcgctagtatatatatatatatatatataacatgttatgtttttaccatagcggGGAATATTAGAATgcagaaaatcatattttgcaagtgtaaatatgtgtaataaattaattaaaaataatcaaaagtttttaaaataatgcccagtatcatgTGACTGCAAACGCCTATCGGAGCGCGTGACTTTACATGCCATGCACCCAAAGGTCCGTATGTAGTTTTAGATTTTCCCTTACAGTCTGTATCCCATTTGGATTAAATACCGTCATAGGTAGTATGGtactagacgtgtgcgccgcgccggcgcgccgccgccgccggtcttttttgccacgccgccgccgccgataaatgatcggcgtgaaatcggcgtgaccttgagtgttgttaactAGCTATTCCGAGTTGGCATCTGGATATCAAtatggattttttgtataatatatgttacagttgttaaatataggtacatcaattattaattaaatgaaacagaatAGCCAGTTACACAAACTATTTGACACaccaataaaaatacttaactgAGTTATCCTAAGTATTCAAGAAAAATTAAGGAGCAATAATTTATGAAGTAGGATTTTTTCCTGTTAATTGTGAATTCACATTGCCTCACATACGAAGGCAGAATGTTCCATCATGAAAATACTTACAACTAGGCAACGAAAACCCCTGTTTTCGTTGCTCATGTAGTGGAGTCAAGCAAAAATCTGAGAACATTGGTGTGCGAGTTTTCGAGACCCTGAGTTTCCTAAAAAAATTCGTGTGCCAAAAATGTCTAGAAGAAAGAGACAGAGTGACAATACTGTAGATTCACTGTCAATCTGCCCCTGCAAAATGCTTGCCCCACGGAAATGTGCAAGCTGTAAATGGGTAAAGCAACATTATTTTGTCACTCGATGTTATAAGTTCTTGTAACAAACTGTGCTACTATTGTCGCCTTCCTGACGGGATTTACATGAAATGGCGACTCCTCTGAAGAAAGTTGAAGGTGAAAGTTCTAGAGAGGTCTTAAGAACAACCATTCCAAGACCAAAGTAAGGCGATTACGTAAAAGCGAGTTtatatcttgggttgataaccagtgcCGGTGGTTGCACTGCCGA
It encodes the following:
- the LOC134662481 gene encoding dolichyl-phosphate beta-glucosyltransferase, yielding MDILSLLWLFILYGVSSAATLLILLSIGIVVMTNPYPSVEEYPEEESYMDPHTGKRLKFPSIKDPYSVNLSVVVPAYNEEERLPPMLDEALEHLENRITDYPNYKYEIIVVSDGSKDKTVKVAERYAAKYGSEKIRCLELVRNRGKGGAVRLGIQRARGATILFADADGATKFEDLTKLELALNQHVEADVNTQPGIVGDCLAIVIGSRAHLEKESLATRSIFRNILMFGFHFLVWLFTVRGVRDTQCGFKLFTRRTAALTFSSLHVNRWAFDVELLYIAQKLNIPIFEIPVRWTEIEGSKVTPIVSWIQMGCDLGLIWLKYQLGAWKINTGKNE